A portion of the Corynebacterium jeikeium genome contains these proteins:
- a CDS encoding bifunctional nuclease family protein yields MDEKLVEVKFLDWMAHPPEDDPVLLLHAEETNRIIPIWIDLATATEYSARETGATQRRPGMHDVFVDTLDMVGQSALRGQITGVHEGVFIASLVLEGGAEIDMRPSDLILIASELEVPLYVARDVLDATSVSARLVATNGGSLTDDTETDSVEASVSEFAEFLDSIDADYFAEPHGDAEDKKSDGEADGGADSASDGDR; encoded by the coding sequence ATGGACGAAAAACTCGTAGAAGTCAAGTTTCTAGACTGGATGGCGCATCCTCCTGAGGACGATCCGGTACTGCTCCTGCATGCCGAAGAGACTAACCGGATTATCCCGATTTGGATTGATTTGGCGACGGCGACGGAGTACTCCGCCCGCGAGACCGGCGCTACGCAGCGTCGCCCGGGCATGCATGACGTCTTTGTCGACACGCTGGACATGGTGGGGCAGAGCGCCCTACGTGGCCAGATTACGGGCGTGCATGAGGGCGTTTTCATCGCCAGCCTGGTGCTCGAAGGTGGCGCAGAGATTGATATGCGCCCCTCCGACCTAATCCTTATCGCCAGCGAGCTTGAGGTCCCGCTGTATGTTGCGCGCGATGTGCTCGACGCCACGTCGGTGTCGGCGCGTCTTGTCGCTACCAATGGCGGTTCGCTTACCGACGATACGGAGACCGACTCTGTCGAGGCATCGGTGTCGGAGTTTGCTGAATTTCTCGACAGTATTGATGCTGACTACTTCGCCGAGCCGCATGGTGATGCGGAGGACAAGAAGTCTGATGGTGAAGCCGACGGTGGCGCCGATTCAGCTTCCGATGGCGACCGTTAA
- a CDS encoding rRNA pseudouridine synthase — MAKPARREGTPAHKNRNNHSNRAHGSTNAQRNRSRRDSGAKMETSNVHAKDIYVSNARPARHQHVDSDRRSSGKRAHSQAGEGVRLQKVLAQAGVASRRMAEKLIDEGRVEVDGKIVTRQGVRVDPNTSVIRVDGSRVIVNEDMQYFVLNKPRGVQSTMHDDMGRPCVGDIIGEKISAGQRLFHVGRLDAPTEGLLLLTNDGELANRLMHPSYEVTKTYMATVVGEVDPKVMRELEKGIELDDGIAKADMAQIIDVWQGRSIVRIELHEGRKHIVRRMLKTAGYPVERLVRTKIHTVQLGEQTPGALRALNRAELTSLYNAVGL; from the coding sequence GTGGCTAAACCCGCTCGCCGAGAAGGCACACCGGCACACAAGAACCGTAACAATCACTCCAACCGCGCACATGGCTCCACTAACGCCCAGCGCAATCGCAGTCGCCGTGACAGCGGCGCGAAGATGGAGACCTCCAACGTCCACGCGAAGGACATCTACGTATCCAACGCCCGCCCGGCGCGCCACCAGCACGTGGACTCCGACCGTCGTAGTTCGGGCAAGCGCGCTCACAGCCAGGCAGGCGAGGGCGTGCGCTTGCAGAAGGTGCTCGCGCAGGCAGGCGTGGCGTCGCGTCGTATGGCGGAAAAGCTTATCGACGAAGGCCGCGTCGAGGTTGACGGCAAAATCGTGACGCGACAGGGCGTGCGGGTGGACCCGAACACGTCTGTGATTCGCGTTGATGGTTCCCGTGTCATCGTCAATGAGGACATGCAGTACTTCGTCCTGAACAAGCCGCGTGGTGTGCAGTCGACCATGCACGATGACATGGGCCGCCCGTGTGTGGGCGACATCATCGGTGAGAAGATCAGCGCTGGTCAGCGACTCTTCCACGTGGGTCGCCTGGATGCGCCCACCGAGGGGCTGCTGCTGCTCACCAACGATGGTGAGCTGGCCAACCGTCTGATGCACCCGAGCTACGAGGTCACCAAGACATACATGGCCACCGTTGTCGGCGAGGTCGACCCCAAGGTCATGCGTGAGCTGGAAAAGGGCATCGAGCTCGATGATGGCATCGCCAAGGCGGACATGGCGCAGATCATCGACGTTTGGCAGGGCCGCTCTATCGTCCGCATCGAGCTGCACGAGGGCCGCAAGCACATCGTCCGCCGGATGCTCAAGACCGCGGGCTACCCAGTCGAGCGCCTGGTGCGCACTAAGATTCACACTGTCCAGCTGGGCGAGCAGACCCCGGGCGCTCTCCGCGCACTCAACCGCGCTGAGCTGACCTCCCTCTACAACGCGGTGGGGCTGTAA
- the secA2 gene encoding accessory Sec system translocase SecA2 — MAGFNWFWKALSGKQGRNQKRSVGLVARAAELESQVQALSDVDLADFTRQHATDAPELLAALREVSQRTLSMRPFDVQLQGALALMEGDVVQMATGEGKTLSGALAAAGFALRGHRVHSVTVNDYLAGRDAQWMQPLFGFLGLSVSAISPQEGPGERRKAYAADIVYAAVNELGFDVLRDRCAPTIEDRVQSPADVAIIDEADSVLVDEALVPLVLAGNEPGTAPTGQITDVVRRLQLGDDYTVDEGRRNVFLTDTGAARVERLLGIGSLYDAEHVGTTLVQVNVALHAHELLQRDVDYIVRDGKVQLIDASKGRVAELQRWPDGLQAAVEAKEGLQVSEGGRILDSMTIQQLVGRYDITCGMTGTATSAGDQFREFYGLHVSVIEPNVPCIRDDEPDRIYATTDDAFAALVDEVVELNGTGRPILVGTRDVAESERLADALVLRGIESSVLNAKNDELEAQVIANAGDIGRVTVSTQMAGRGTDIRLGGADESNRDAVVERGGLCVIGLGKHRTDRLDNQLRGRAGRQGDPGSSVFFVSLDDPVISEGAAGETLSVLPEDDGRVRDKRAYQFIDRAQRVTEATMLSIHATTWKYNKLIGDQREILDERREKLLTTNAAWEELSKLASARAKEVESVVGRDVAEDAAREIMLSHLDRGWSDHLADLDDLRESIHLRALAKESPIDEFHRAAIGAFKNLVNNAVTESVQTFQEVEIDGEGAHLEDTGLARPSSTWTYMVNDNPLSNGGGSVVGSIAAMFR; from the coding sequence ATGGCTGGGTTTAATTGGTTTTGGAAGGCTCTTAGCGGCAAGCAGGGGCGCAACCAAAAACGCAGCGTAGGGCTGGTGGCACGCGCCGCTGAGCTCGAGTCGCAGGTACAGGCGCTTTCCGACGTCGACCTCGCCGACTTCACCCGCCAACACGCCACCGACGCACCGGAGCTTTTAGCCGCGCTCCGCGAAGTCTCCCAGCGCACCCTGTCCATGCGCCCCTTCGATGTGCAGCTGCAAGGCGCACTGGCGCTCATGGAGGGAGACGTCGTCCAGATGGCCACTGGTGAGGGCAAGACCCTCTCCGGCGCCCTGGCTGCAGCAGGGTTCGCGCTGCGTGGCCACCGCGTGCATTCGGTGACCGTCAACGACTACCTCGCAGGCCGCGACGCGCAGTGGATGCAACCTCTGTTCGGGTTCCTAGGCCTCTCGGTGTCGGCTATTTCGCCGCAGGAGGGACCGGGGGAGCGTCGTAAAGCATATGCGGCAGACATCGTCTACGCCGCCGTCAACGAACTCGGCTTCGACGTTCTGCGCGACCGCTGCGCGCCGACCATCGAAGACCGCGTGCAGTCGCCCGCTGATGTCGCGATCATCGACGAGGCCGACTCCGTGTTGGTCGATGAAGCGCTGGTCCCGCTCGTGCTTGCCGGCAATGAGCCGGGCACAGCACCGACCGGACAGATCACCGACGTGGTGCGCCGCCTGCAGCTCGGCGACGACTACACCGTCGACGAAGGTCGTCGCAACGTCTTCCTCACCGATACCGGCGCCGCACGCGTCGAACGGCTGCTTGGCATCGGCTCACTGTACGACGCCGAACATGTCGGCACCACCCTGGTTCAGGTCAACGTTGCACTGCACGCCCACGAGTTGCTGCAGCGCGATGTCGACTACATCGTGCGCGACGGCAAGGTACAGCTCATCGACGCCTCGAAGGGACGCGTGGCGGAACTGCAGCGCTGGCCGGACGGTCTGCAAGCAGCGGTAGAGGCCAAGGAGGGGCTGCAGGTCTCGGAGGGCGGTCGCATCCTCGACTCCATGACCATCCAGCAACTCGTCGGCCGCTATGACATCACCTGCGGCATGACCGGCACCGCCACCTCCGCAGGAGACCAGTTCCGCGAGTTCTACGGACTTCACGTCTCCGTCATCGAACCCAACGTCCCATGCATTCGTGACGACGAGCCCGACCGCATCTACGCCACCACCGACGACGCGTTCGCCGCGCTTGTCGACGAGGTCGTGGAACTCAACGGCACTGGTCGACCAATACTCGTAGGCACCCGTGACGTGGCGGAATCGGAACGACTAGCCGATGCGCTGGTCCTGCGCGGCATCGAATCCTCGGTGCTGAACGCGAAAAATGACGAGCTGGAGGCCCAGGTCATCGCCAATGCTGGCGATATTGGCCGCGTGACGGTGTCCACCCAGATGGCCGGACGAGGAACCGACATCCGCCTCGGTGGGGCAGATGAATCCAACCGAGATGCGGTGGTCGAACGCGGTGGACTATGCGTTATTGGCCTGGGCAAGCACCGCACTGACCGACTGGACAATCAGCTGCGTGGCCGCGCCGGGCGCCAAGGCGATCCGGGCTCGTCGGTGTTCTTTGTCTCCCTGGATGATCCGGTGATTTCCGAGGGCGCTGCTGGCGAGACGCTGAGCGTGCTGCCCGAGGATGATGGCCGTGTCCGGGATAAGAGGGCATACCAGTTCATCGACCGCGCACAGCGAGTGACAGAGGCGACCATGCTGTCGATTCATGCGACGACGTGGAAGTACAACAAGCTCATCGGTGACCAGCGCGAGATTCTGGATGAGCGCCGGGAGAAACTGCTGACTACTAATGCAGCCTGGGAAGAACTGTCCAAGTTGGCATCGGCGCGGGCCAAGGAAGTCGAATCCGTAGTCGGGCGCGATGTCGCCGAGGATGCTGCCCGGGAAATCATGCTGAGCCACCTGGATCGCGGATGGTCAGACCACCTGGCGGATCTGGATGACCTGCGGGAGTCGATTCACCTGCGCGCGCTGGCTAAGGAAAGCCCCATTGATGAGTTCCACCGCGCCGCCATCGGCGCCTTTAAGAACCTGGTGAACAATGCCGTTACCGAGTCGGTGCAGACCTTCCAGGAGGTCGAAATCGACGGCGAAGGCGCACATCTGGAGGACACGGGTCTTGCTCGCCCGAGCTCGACGTGGACTTACATGGTCAACGACAACCCATTGAGCAATGGTGGTGGCTCGGTCGTCGGCTCGATTGCCGCGATGTTTAGGTAA
- a CDS encoding FHA domain-containing protein — MTSNSGQPEASVETTSVFRADLLKEMESGSNTDSTVSGVEGLPAGSALLVVKRGPNAGSRFLLDQAVTTAGRHPDSDIFLDDVTVSRRHAEFRKNGDSYEVVDVGSLNGTYVNREPKNSAVLANGDEVQVGKFRLVFLIGN; from the coding sequence ATGACTAGCAATAGCGGCCAGCCAGAGGCATCGGTCGAGACCACCTCGGTCTTCCGTGCAGATTTGCTGAAGGAAATGGAGTCCGGCTCTAACACGGACTCCACGGTCTCCGGTGTTGAAGGACTTCCGGCGGGCTCGGCACTCTTGGTTGTCAAGCGGGGGCCAAATGCGGGTTCGCGTTTCCTGCTCGATCAGGCAGTCACCACCGCTGGTCGTCACCCGGACAGCGACATCTTCCTCGATGATGTGACTGTTTCCCGTCGTCACGCAGAGTTCCGCAAGAACGGTGACTCCTACGAGGTCGTCGACGTGGGATCGCTGAACGGTACCTACGTTAACCGCGAGCCGAAGAACTCCGCGGTTCTGGCTAATGGTGACGAGGTTCAGGTCGGTAAGTTCCGCCTCGTCTTCCTGATCGGTAACTAA
- a CDS encoding 3-methyladenine DNA glycosylase, translating to MTPTPDSSFDWREAKARHIARVDVLTRDRLSRRSRGQRHPVWDFIFEYYPVKPGQLRRWSPGIGVDLPGATAKDISHLKFFTLDTDDTTDSPARKEPTDTASGTARMDVSAYVDKRGTTVAYIGNLLRSTRANPAHFDCFGLHEWAMVYRQPEHRHPEPLRLGQAGTDEVVEAHTVRCTHFDAFRFFTPDAVPLNEFAPTRETQPHCEQMGCLHANMDLYKWATKLGEAVPGDLWLDTFELACSARELDMRAAPYDLRDWGFAPIRIETPEGKAEYVRRQRELSARADVLRGRLLEVVDVALSTQ from the coding sequence GTGACGCCTACGCCCGATTCGTCTTTCGATTGGCGTGAAGCCAAAGCAAGGCATATCGCCCGCGTCGATGTCCTGACCCGCGACCGCCTGTCCCGTCGCAGTCGCGGCCAGCGCCACCCGGTCTGGGACTTCATCTTCGAGTACTACCCCGTTAAACCCGGCCAACTCCGCCGCTGGTCACCGGGCATCGGCGTAGATCTTCCCGGTGCGACGGCCAAAGACATCAGTCACCTGAAGTTCTTTACCCTCGACACGGACGACACTACCGATAGCCCTGCCCGCAAGGAGCCCACCGATACCGCCTCTGGGACGGCGCGCATGGATGTTTCGGCGTACGTCGATAAGCGAGGTACGACGGTGGCGTACATCGGCAATCTGTTGCGTTCGACGCGCGCGAATCCGGCGCACTTTGACTGCTTTGGCCTGCATGAATGGGCGATGGTGTATCGCCAGCCCGAGCATCGTCACCCGGAGCCCCTGCGGCTGGGTCAGGCAGGCACGGACGAGGTCGTCGAGGCCCACACGGTTCGATGTACGCACTTCGACGCCTTCCGTTTCTTCACGCCCGACGCCGTGCCGCTCAACGAGTTTGCCCCGACGCGCGAGACACAGCCGCACTGTGAGCAGATGGGGTGTCTGCACGCCAACATGGACTTGTATAAATGGGCGACCAAGCTCGGCGAGGCGGTCCCCGGCGACCTGTGGCTGGATACTTTCGAGCTCGCGTGCAGTGCCCGTGAGTTGGATATGCGCGCCGCTCCCTACGATCTGCGGGATTGGGGTTTTGCGCCCATTCGCATCGAAACGCCCGAAGGCAAGGCCGAGTACGTCCGCCGCCAGCGTGAGCTCAGCGCGCGTGCCGATGTTCTGCGCGGCCGTCTTCTCGAAGTGGTAGATGTCGCCTTGTCCACGCAGTAA
- a CDS encoding bifunctional cytidylate kinase/GTPase Der — MSEQNTDDMLLVAIDGPSGTGKSTVSRMVATELGAKYLDTGAMYRVATLWVLRQGIDPTDEEAVAKATAALPLEVSDDPNSTAVLLDGEDVSGEIRGPEVTRNVSAVSAIPAVRTNLVALQRSLAASAVRCVVEGRDIGTVVLPDVPAKIFMTASAEVRARRRYDQDIAAGREADFDTVLADVIRRDELDSNRATSPLKPAEDAFILDTSEMDIEEVVENVLDVVEAGYPGSTMDWDDVDNEEFEESYEGSYDDSEDDTAGHLVANVESENAPGTAGSHTSADEFIDRTIADHETIISEAIERAETGQIDDDADWEELENAFAALGVSDEEEEALPTVAIVGRPNVGKSTMVNRFIGRREAVVEDFPGVTRDRISYLGEWGGRRFWVQDTGGWDPDAKGMHAAIARQAETAMETADVIVMVVDTTVGITATEEVMARRLQRAEQPVILAANKFESDSQLGDVAEFWALGLGEPHPTSALHGRGNADVMDEVVSSFPEVPRAKSLPTGPRRVALVGKPNVGKSSLLNKLSGEDRAVVSDVAGTTVDPVDSLVQMDEALWRFVDTAGIRKKTKTAKGHEFYASLRTRSTIDNAEVVIFLVDASEQITEQDQRVLRMILDSGRALVVAYNKWDLMDEDRRDLLEREIEEQLAHVPWARRVNISAKTGRAVQKLEPAMLEAVESWDKRISTGRLNTWLRAIMQQNPPPLRGGRQPRVLFATQASSRPPVIVLFTTGFLEHGYRRFLERKLREEFGFEGSPVRIAVRVREKKKRR; from the coding sequence ATGAGCGAGCAGAACACTGACGACATGCTGTTGGTTGCCATCGATGGCCCCTCCGGCACCGGAAAGTCGACCGTCTCTCGGATGGTCGCAACCGAGCTGGGTGCAAAGTACCTGGACACCGGCGCTATGTACCGCGTTGCCACCCTGTGGGTGCTGCGCCAGGGCATCGACCCGACCGACGAGGAAGCCGTGGCCAAGGCGACGGCCGCCCTGCCGCTGGAAGTCTCCGATGACCCGAACTCCACCGCCGTCCTCCTCGACGGCGAGGATGTTTCCGGCGAGATTCGCGGCCCGGAGGTCACCCGCAACGTGTCGGCGGTCTCGGCGATTCCAGCCGTGCGCACCAACCTGGTCGCACTCCAGCGCTCGCTGGCCGCATCGGCGGTGCGTTGTGTGGTGGAAGGCCGCGACATCGGCACGGTCGTTCTCCCGGACGTTCCGGCGAAAATCTTCATGACCGCATCCGCAGAGGTCCGCGCTCGCCGCCGCTACGACCAGGACATCGCTGCTGGTCGTGAGGCTGACTTCGACACCGTGCTTGCCGACGTCATCCGCCGCGACGAACTCGACAGCAACCGTGCGACCTCTCCGCTGAAGCCAGCCGAGGATGCGTTCATTCTGGACACCTCTGAGATGGACATTGAAGAGGTCGTGGAAAACGTCCTCGATGTCGTTGAGGCCGGCTACCCGGGGTCCACCATGGACTGGGACGATGTCGACAACGAGGAGTTCGAGGAATCTTACGAGGGCTCTTACGACGATTCCGAAGACGATACCGCCGGACACCTGGTCGCAAACGTGGAGAGCGAAAACGCGCCGGGCACCGCAGGCAGCCACACCAGCGCAGACGAGTTCATCGACCGCACAATCGCCGACCACGAGACGATCATCTCCGAAGCCATCGAGCGCGCCGAAACCGGTCAGATCGACGACGATGCCGACTGGGAAGAACTGGAAAACGCCTTCGCAGCGCTTGGCGTGAGCGACGAGGAGGAAGAAGCTCTTCCGACCGTGGCCATTGTGGGACGACCGAATGTTGGTAAGTCCACCATGGTTAACAGGTTCATTGGCCGTCGTGAAGCAGTTGTCGAAGACTTCCCGGGCGTGACCCGCGACCGCATCTCCTACCTGGGTGAATGGGGCGGACGTCGCTTCTGGGTGCAGGACACCGGCGGCTGGGACCCGGATGCCAAGGGTATGCATGCGGCGATTGCTCGTCAGGCGGAGACCGCCATGGAGACCGCCGATGTGATTGTCATGGTTGTCGACACCACCGTTGGCATCACGGCTACGGAAGAGGTCATGGCCCGTCGCCTGCAACGCGCGGAGCAGCCAGTTATTCTCGCTGCCAACAAGTTTGAGTCGGATTCGCAGCTTGGCGACGTCGCGGAGTTCTGGGCCCTCGGGCTCGGCGAGCCGCACCCAACCTCGGCCCTCCACGGTCGTGGCAATGCCGACGTGATGGACGAAGTGGTGTCCTCCTTCCCGGAGGTGCCGCGTGCGAAGTCGCTGCCGACCGGGCCGCGTCGTGTGGCGCTGGTGGGCAAGCCGAATGTGGGCAAGTCTTCGCTGCTGAACAAGCTCTCCGGTGAAGATCGCGCAGTGGTCAGCGACGTGGCCGGTACCACGGTTGACCCGGTGGACTCCCTGGTGCAGATGGACGAGGCGCTCTGGCGTTTTGTGGATACCGCTGGTATCCGCAAGAAGACCAAGACCGCCAAGGGCCACGAGTTCTACGCCTCGCTGCGTACCCGTTCGACGATTGACAACGCCGAGGTCGTGATTTTCCTGGTCGATGCCTCCGAGCAGATTACCGAGCAGGACCAGCGCGTGCTGCGCATGATTCTCGACTCCGGCCGCGCACTTGTGGTCGCCTACAACAAGTGGGACCTCATGGATGAGGACCGTCGCGATCTGCTCGAGCGCGAAATTGAAGAGCAGCTGGCACACGTGCCGTGGGCTCGTCGGGTGAACATCTCCGCCAAGACTGGTCGCGCTGTGCAGAAGCTGGAGCCGGCCATGCTGGAGGCCGTGGAGTCGTGGGATAAGCGTATCTCCACTGGTCGCCTGAACACTTGGTTGCGTGCGATCATGCAGCAGAACCCGCCACCGCTGCGTGGTGGCCGCCAGCCGCGCGTGCTGTTTGCCACCCAGGCATCCTCGCGCCCGCCGGTAATTGTGCTGTTCACCACCGGGTTCCTGGAGCACGGCTACCGTCGCTTCTTGGAGCGCAAGCTGCGTGAAGAATTCGGTTTTGAGGGCTCGCCGGTGCGCATCGCGGTGCGTGTCCGCGAGAAGAAGAAGCGCCGCTAG
- a CDS encoding MerR family transcriptional regulator produces the protein MVDDNSGSLFGDNELRASDSQEPRAVQESLFDMGPDEQVGYRVPIACQVAGISYRQLDYWARTKLVEPSIRTAKGSGTQRLYSFRDILVLKIVRGLLDTGISLQNIRLAVDRLRDLGVDDLATITLVSDGRTVYQCRSNEEVIDLLNGGQGVFGIAVPGIMKELTGTIASFPSERIDGTQENPGTGIDELAERRRRRIS, from the coding sequence ATGGTCGACGACAACAGCGGTTCGCTCTTTGGCGACAATGAGCTCCGTGCGTCGGACTCGCAAGAGCCGCGCGCGGTCCAGGAATCCCTGTTCGACATGGGACCGGACGAGCAGGTTGGCTACCGCGTTCCTATCGCATGTCAGGTAGCGGGCATTTCTTACCGCCAGCTGGACTACTGGGCACGCACCAAGCTGGTGGAGCCTTCTATTCGTACCGCCAAGGGGTCAGGTACCCAGCGTCTGTACTCCTTCCGTGACATCCTCGTTTTGAAGATTGTCCGCGGTCTGCTGGACACCGGTATTTCCCTGCAGAACATCCGTCTGGCTGTCGATCGCCTGCGTGACCTCGGCGTCGATGACCTGGCTACCATCACGCTGGTTTCCGACGGTCGCACCGTCTACCAGTGCCGCTCCAATGAAGAGGTCATCGACCTGCTCAACGGTGGCCAGGGAGTGTTCGGCATTGCTGTCCCGGGCATTATGAAGGAACTGACTGGCACCATCGCCTCCTTCCCGTCCGAGCGTATCGACGGTACTCAGGAGAACCCAGGTACTGGCATCGATGAGCTGGCTGAGCGTCGTCGCCGTCGCATCTCCTAA
- a CDS encoding MerR family DNA-binding transcriptional regulator, with the protein MAAVRKSAVSQPTSSESTAKQARSVGKKKTIGAVLKEVKVEFPDVTLSKIRFLESEGLLCPSRSSSGYRRYSQADIDRLRYILTVQRDNYLPLKVIKEQLDEIDAGNAGGDGLASVTPLVTADQFREAAVVSLTQAELAERTGASEKFITELVRVGLITPDTLNMFDGDDLLITETAVKLAEFGLDARHLKTVRTAATREADLVSLAASPLSKSRAASGKQKAVEMGREMTALMVTLHGTLVKRQVNKDLGK; encoded by the coding sequence GTGGCAGCAGTACGCAAATCAGCAGTTTCGCAGCCGACTTCGTCGGAAAGCACTGCGAAGCAAGCACGCTCGGTGGGCAAGAAGAAGACCATCGGTGCTGTGCTGAAGGAAGTCAAGGTTGAGTTCCCTGATGTAACGCTGTCCAAAATTCGTTTTCTCGAGTCGGAAGGGCTGCTGTGCCCGTCGCGTAGTTCCTCGGGCTATCGTCGCTACAGCCAAGCGGACATTGACCGTCTGCGCTACATTCTGACCGTTCAGCGCGATAACTACTTGCCGCTGAAGGTTATTAAAGAGCAGCTCGACGAAATTGATGCGGGCAACGCTGGCGGCGACGGTCTGGCTTCGGTTACTCCACTGGTGACGGCGGATCAGTTCCGCGAAGCTGCAGTGGTCTCGCTGACGCAGGCGGAGCTGGCAGAGCGCACCGGCGCTAGCGAGAAGTTCATCACTGAGCTGGTCCGCGTCGGCCTGATTACTCCGGATACGCTGAACATGTTCGACGGCGATGACCTGCTCATCACTGAGACGGCAGTCAAGCTGGCTGAGTTCGGCCTGGATGCCCGCCACCTCAAAACTGTGCGTACCGCTGCGACCCGTGAGGCTGATTTGGTGTCGCTGGCAGCTAGTCCGCTGAGTAAGTCGCGTGCGGCTAGTGGCAAGCAGAAGGCTGTGGAAATGGGCCGTGAGATGACCGCGCTGATGGTCACGCTGCACGGCACGTTGGTCAAGCGCCAGGTCAACAAAGATCTGGGGAAGTAG
- a CDS encoding IS1249 family transposase — protein MLNPPEWLLHVVTGAWLSFWVTPNRPRCPICAGQMKKNGTTTKGTTRWRCKNPDCGCSTTRHRPDQTHTRDFKAFHTYVTGTASLTKVADTLNVSRRTLDRRFTSLWLIDVPNTPDPNRVYDQIFIDGTYTDAGCLLVAASHDHVIAWHWTQRETAHAYTQLLKNIAPPLCVVLDGGQGAYSAIKTCWPTTRIQRCLVHAQRVVRRYTTSRPRTDAGKAIYALALKLTRITTLDQAREWTLRLHDFGQVFKAFLNEKTPLPKERRTLNNQWEWTHLRVRKAYNSLLHLSRNNWLFTYLQPPPEALEPQRWASTTNSLEGGVNAQLKRIADAHRGRSGERQRKMLEWYLHSKTQLPDDPLKIARQCNYGQDQLAKVNDLVPEDHNKADHETGRPAFYDNAIPTEYQHNIGIRKGPMR, from the coding sequence TTGCTCAATCCACCGGAATGGCTCCTGCATGTGGTAACAGGGGCCTGGTTGTCTTTCTGGGTGACTCCAAACAGACCCCGATGCCCTATATGCGCTGGGCAAATGAAGAAAAACGGCACCACAACCAAAGGGACAACCAGGTGGCGATGCAAAAACCCTGACTGCGGATGCTCAACAACACGACACCGCCCCGATCAGACCCACACCCGGGATTTCAAAGCGTTTCACACCTACGTCACCGGCACTGCTTCTTTAACCAAGGTGGCCGACACCTTGAATGTCTCCCGGCGCACACTCGACCGCCGGTTCACCTCATTGTGGCTTATCGATGTCCCTAACACCCCCGATCCCAACCGGGTCTACGACCAAATCTTCATCGACGGCACCTACACCGACGCTGGCTGCTTACTTGTGGCAGCCAGCCACGACCACGTCATCGCATGGCACTGGACACAACGCGAAACCGCCCACGCCTACACCCAACTACTCAAAAACATCGCCCCACCACTATGCGTTGTCCTCGACGGTGGCCAAGGCGCCTACTCAGCAATCAAAACCTGCTGGCCAACCACCCGCATCCAACGCTGCCTTGTCCATGCCCAACGCGTGGTCCGTCGCTACACCACCAGCCGTCCACGCACCGACGCAGGCAAAGCTATCTACGCCCTGGCGTTGAAACTGACCCGTATCACCACACTCGACCAGGCACGGGAGTGGACGCTGCGCCTGCATGACTTCGGACAGGTATTCAAAGCATTCCTCAACGAAAAAACACCCCTCCCCAAAGAACGCCGCACCCTCAACAACCAGTGGGAATGGACCCACCTGCGAGTTCGCAAGGCATACAACTCACTGCTGCACCTATCGCGCAATAACTGGCTGTTTACCTACCTGCAGCCACCACCAGAAGCACTCGAACCACAGCGCTGGGCATCAACAACCAACAGTCTGGAAGGCGGCGTCAACGCCCAGCTCAAACGCATCGCCGACGCGCATCGCGGCAGGTCCGGGGAGCGCCAACGCAAAATGCTCGAGTGGTACCTGCACTCGAAAACGCAGCTGCCTGACGACCCGCTAAAGATCGCCAGGCAGTGCAATTACGGACAAGATCAACTCGCCAAAGTCAACGATCTTGTCCCAGAAGACCACAACAAAGCCGACCACGAAACAGGACGACCAGCCTTCTACGACAACGCTATCCCAACCGAATACCAACACAACATAGGAATCCGGAAAGGGCCCATGAGATAA
- a CDS encoding RraA family protein produces MAIEFIPTADLVDEIGPDVRSCDTQMRNLGGRLEFCGKISTVKCFQDNALLKKVLSEPSEGGVLVIDGDASVHTALVGDVIAGLGKDNGWAGVVVNGAIRDSKLIGEMDFGCKALGTNPRKSTKTGEGERDVVVSFGGIDFVPGETLYADSDGIVVR; encoded by the coding sequence ATGGCAATCGAATTCATCCCCACCGCTGACCTGGTTGACGAGATCGGCCCGGACGTGCGTTCCTGCGATACCCAGATGCGTAACCTCGGCGGTCGCCTGGAGTTCTGCGGCAAGATCTCCACGGTCAAGTGCTTCCAGGACAACGCGCTGCTGAAGAAGGTTCTCTCCGAGCCGTCTGAAGGCGGTGTCCTCGTCATCGACGGTGACGCTTCTGTGCACACGGCTCTGGTCGGTGACGTTATTGCGGGGCTCGGCAAGGACAATGGCTGGGCTGGCGTGGTCGTCAACGGCGCGATTCGCGACTCCAAGCTGATTGGCGAGATGGACTTCGGCTGCAAGGCGCTTGGCACCAACCCGCGCAAGTCCACCAAGACCGGCGAGGGCGAGCGCGACGTCGTTGTCTCCTTCGGCGGCATTGACTTCGTTCCGGGCGAGACGCTCTACGCTGACTCCGACGGTATTGTCGTGCGCTAG